A portion of the Rissa tridactyla isolate bRisTri1 chromosome 19, bRisTri1.patW.cur.20221130, whole genome shotgun sequence genome contains these proteins:
- the LOC128919371 gene encoding olfactory receptor 6F1-like, translated as MFFLSQRDHGFIWRMVHEEMLFGSFPLAELMNLSSWENMENGTSVEEFILLGFPGTWHFRVCLVVVFALTYSLTLTGNASIIALVWMTKNLHTPMYFFLCNLSFLEIWYTTGVVPKAIGVMLGSSQTISFNVCILQLFFLLSLGSTECFLLSVMAYDRYLAIRYPLRYSSLMSSVLSARLVLSSWLGGFLSVSLLAFLTSRLTFCGPHVINHFLCDIDSCLALSCSDTWPVEMATFLVSIIVVVASCVVTLISYIYIISSILRIQSAHGRKKAFSTCSAHLSVVTIWYGSTMFLYVKPSAQNSLDLNKLMNIFNTVVTPLLNPFIYTLRNKEVKQALGQAFTFQKK; from the exons ATGTTCTTCCTCAGCCAAAGAGACCATGGCTTCATCTGGAGGATGGTGCATGAAGAGATGTTGTTTGGATCATTTCCATTAGCTGAGCTG ATGAACCTCAGCTCCTGGGAGAACATGGAAAATGGGACAAGTGTGGAAGAATTCATCCTTCTTGGCTTCCCAGGCACGTGGCACTTCCGGGTCTGCCTTGTAGTGGTATTTGCACTGACGTACTCACTGACACTAACAGGCAATGCATCCATCATAGCCCTCGTGTGGATGACCAAGAACCTCCATACACCAATGTACTTTTTCCTCTGTAATCTTTCCTTTCTGGAGATCTGGTACACTACGGGTGTTGTTCCCAAAGCCATAGGAGTCATGCTGGGGAGTAGCCAGACCATCTCCTTCAACGTCTGCATCCTCcagttgttctttcttctctctttaggTTCCACTGAGTGTTTTCTCCTgtctgtcatggcctatgaccgctacttAGCCATACGCTACCCCTTGAGATACAGCTCCCTCATGAGCAGTGTCCTCTCTGCTCGGCTGGTGCTCAGCTCCTGGCTGGGAGGCTTTCTGTCCGTCTCGCTGCTGGCCTTTCTGACATCCAGGCTGACTTTCTGTGGGCCACATGTCATCAATCATTTCCTCTGTGATATAGACTCCTGCCTCGCCCTCTCCTGCAGTGACACGTGGCCCGTGGAGATGGCAACCTTCCTAGTCTCCATAATCGTTGTGGTGGCCTCCTGTGTGGTCACTCTGATCTCCTATATATACATCATCTCTTCCATCCTGAGAATCCAGTCAGCTCATGGCCGGAAAAAGGCATTCTCCACTTGCTCTGCCCATCTCAGTGTCGTCACAATCTGGTATGGTTCCACCATGTTCCTGTATGTGAAGCCATCGGCCCAGAACTCCCTGGATCTGAACAAACTCATGAATATCTTTAACACAGTTGTAACTCCTTTGTTGAACCCCTTCATTTACACACTCAGGAACAAAGAAGTGAAGCAAGCTCTGGGGCAGGCTTTCACTTTCCAGAAAAAGTGA